One Enterobacter asburiae genomic window, CCTTGTTGTTTTAATGTACGTACAAGGGGAATATCTGTTTGCCATCATGACGCTGATTTTAAGCTCTGCTGGCCTGTATATTTTCGCTAATCGTAAAGCCTATGCCTGGCGCTATGTCTACCCGGGCGTGGCCGGGATGGGGCTGTTTGTCCTGTTCCCGCTGATTTGTACCATCGCCATTGCGTTCACCAACTACAGCAGCACTAACCAGCTTGCGCAGGAACGCGCGCAGCAGGTCCTGCTGGATCGCTCATATCAGGCAGGCAAGACCTTTAACTTCGGCCTGTATCCTGCCGGTAACGAGTGGAAGTTAGCGCTTACTGACGAATCAAGCAGCAAATACTATGTCTCCGACGCGTTCAAGTTTGGTGGCGAGCAGAAGCTGGCCTTAAAAGAGGCTGCGGCCCTGCCGGAAGGTGAACGTGCCAATCTGCGCGTGATTACGCAAAACCGTCAGGCGCTGACCCAGCTCACCGCCGTGCTGCCAGACGAAAGCAAAGTGACCATGAGCTCGCTGCGCCAGTTCTCCGGCACGCAGCCGCTGTATACCCTGGCGGACGACGGCACGCTGACCAACAACCAGAGCGGCGTGAAATATCGTCCGAATAACGACATTGGTTTCTATCAGTCCATTACTGCCGACGGCAAATGGGGTGATGACAAGCTCAGCCCGGGCTATACCGTCACCATCGGCTGGGACAACTTTACCCGCGTGTTTACCGACGAAGGCATTCAGAAACCGTTCTTCGCCATCTTCGTCTGGACGGTGGTCTTCTCGGTGCTGACGGTGATCCTGACCGTGGCCGTGGGCATGGTGCTGGCCTGTCTTGTGCAGTGGGAATCTCTGAAAGGCAAAGCGATTTACCGCGTGCTGTTGATTCTGCCTTACGCCGTACCGTCGTTTATCTCGATTCTGATTTTCAAAGGGCTGTTTAACCAGAGCTTCGGTGAAATCAACATGATGCTGAGCGCCCTGTTTGGTATCAAACCGGCCTGGTTCAGCGATCCAACCACCGCCCGCTCGATGATTATCATCGTGAACACCTGGCTCGGTTATCCGTACATGATGATCCTGTGCATGGGCCTGCTGAAGGCTATCCCGGACGATCTGTATGAAGCCTCGGCGATGGACGGCGCGGGCCCGTTCCAGAACTTCTTCAAGATTACGCTGCCGCTGCTCATTAAGCCGCTGACGCCGCTGATGATTGCCAGCTTCGCCTTTAACTTTAACAACTTCGTGCTGATTCAGCTGTTGACCAACGGCGGCCCGGACCGCCTTGGCACCACGACGCCAGCAGGCTATACCGACCTGCTCGTGAGCTACACCTACCGTATCGCCTTCGAGGGCGGCGGCGGTCAGGACTTCGGTCTGGCGGCGGCGATTGCCACCCTGATCTTCCTGCTGGTAGGCGCCCTGGCGATTGTGAACCTGAAAGCCACACGTATGAAATTTGACTAAGGAGGGCATCGATCATGGCAATGGTACAACCCAAATCTCAGAAACTGCGCCTCCTGGCGACGCACTTAGGCCTGCTGATTTTCATCGCGGCGATCATGTTCCCGCTGCTGATGGTTATCGCCATCTCCCTGCGTTCGGGTAACTTCGCCACCGGAAGCCTGATCCCGGACGAAATTTCCTGGGAGCACTGGAAGCTCGCGCTGGGCTTCAGCGTGGAACACGCGGATGGCCGCGTCACGCCGCCGCCGTTCCCGGTGCTGCTGTGGCTGTGGAACTCGGTGAAAATTGCAGGCATTACCGCCATTGGTATCGTGGCACTTTCCACCACCTGCGCCTACGCCTTCGCCCGTATGCGTTTCCCGGGCAAAGCGACGCTGCTGAAAGGGATGCTGATTTTCCAGATGTTCCCGGCCGTGCTGTCGCTGGTGGCGCTGTATGCCTTGTTTGACCGTCTGGGCCAGTACGTACCCTTTATCGGTCTGAACACCCACGGCGGCGTGATCTTCGCCTATCTTGGCGGTATCGCACTGCATGTATGGACCATTAAAGGCTATTTCGAAACCATCGACGGCTCGCTGGAAGAAGCGGCCGCGCTGGATGGCGCAACCCCTTGGCAGGCGTTCCGCCTGGTGCTGCTGCCGCTGTCGGTGCCGATTCTGGCGGTGGTGTTTATTCTGTCGTTTATCGCTGCGATCACCGAAGTACCGGTTGCCTCACTGTTACTGCGTGATGTGAACAGCTACACCCTGGCCGTAGGTATGCAGCAATACCTCAACCCGCAAAACTACCTGTGGGGCGACTTTGCCGCGGCGGCCGTACTCTCTGCCATCCCGATTACCGTGGTGTTCCTGCTGGCGCAGCGCTGGCTGGTCAACGGCCTGACGGCGGGCGGTGTGAAAGGTTAAGTTTCATTTTGTTATGCCACTGCAACCCTCAACTTTAGACGTATTGTATTGACCCAACTTGTGACTGTTGTTAGGCGGCCTCCGGGCCGCCATTTTTTTATTCGCGTTTCAGCCGCTTCGAGTTGCACAGCCAGAGGGTGATCACCAGCAGCAGGATCGCCGCCGAGTAGATCAGCACGTCGAGTGGAGATTTATGATCGACGATGATCAGCCGCACAATCGCGGTGATCCCAATGTAGACAAAATAACGCAGCGGGAAGTGAAAGCCGGACTGAAAGTACTTCACAATCAGGGCGATAAATTCAAAGTAGAGAAAGTAGACCACCAGGCCTTCCACCAGCGCATATTTGCTGGTTTGTTCAGGGGCGAACAGTACATCCGCGAGATGCACCGTCTCTTTACCCAAAAAGACGACCAGTATCAGGCCAAGGCTCAACAGACCGAGGTTCAGCACGGTCTGGAGGATAGTTGAGATAAACTCAACGCGCGGGCGAGTCAGGGATGTCATACAGCACCTCATTCTCCAGGGCGAGATTCCTGTATAACGCAAAAATGTGACGGGGATCTATATTTTTTGTTTATGTTTGGCGCAACGGAGAGGATTCCCCTCACCCCGGCCCTCTCCCCAAAGGGGCGAGGGGGAAAAGACAGCGCCGAGCGCTCCCCTCTCCCCTTTGGGGAGAGGGTTAGGGTGAGGGGCATCAGCGGAAGTTAACGTTCTTATCACTGGTCATGTCATACAGCTGGAACTTACGCCCAAGCTGCTGACCCCCGTCACGCGTCAGCGGCGTCCAGCCCACTGCCGCACGGCTGCGGGTTGGGCCTGACGAGAACAGATCCAGCGGAATTGACACGTAGACCCCTTTGGTGAAGTCCCCTTCCCCGTATTCGTCCGGCGAGACGTTGGTGATGGTGGCGTAGCCGCCCACCACGACGCCGCTGTCGAAGTGTTTAGAAATATCCAGCGTACCGCCCTTATCGCCCGCCAGGTACTGGCCGACGCTGGCTTTCACCAGCACGTCAGGGGCGAACGACGGCGTCCAGTAGGCGGTCAGATGGCCCGTTTTGACGCTGTAGTCGGTGAACTTCATCATGTCCTGCGCGCTGCGCCAGTCACGCTGCTTGACGTAGTTGGCATCAACCCCGAACGCCCAGTTGCTGTCGACAGGACGATAAAGCACTTCCGCCCCCGCGCCGCCGTACATGGTTTCCAGATACCCGCCGTACACCTGGCCGTAGAAGCCGTTGCCGAAGTACTGGAAGTAGTTGGCCTGCAGGTTATTCACGTAGGCATCGTTCTGCACGTATTCACGCACACGGGTACGCACGCGCGGCAGCGTCGAGTCTTTTGGCGGGTTGGTGTAGTTGAATTTGTCATAGTTGTTGGCGATGTTGCCGAACAGGCTGCCGGTGGTCAGCAGGTGGTCGGTGACCCACAGATCCGCCGTCGCCATGACGCCCAGCTGATACATGTAGAAGTTTTCCGGCCCGCCGACGGACTGGTTCAGCAC contains:
- the malF gene encoding maltose ABC transporter permease MalF, yielding MDVIKKKRWWQSDALKWSVIGLLCLLVGYLVVLMYVQGEYLFAIMTLILSSAGLYIFANRKAYAWRYVYPGVAGMGLFVLFPLICTIAIAFTNYSSTNQLAQERAQQVLLDRSYQAGKTFNFGLYPAGNEWKLALTDESSSKYYVSDAFKFGGEQKLALKEAAALPEGERANLRVITQNRQALTQLTAVLPDESKVTMSSLRQFSGTQPLYTLADDGTLTNNQSGVKYRPNNDIGFYQSITADGKWGDDKLSPGYTVTIGWDNFTRVFTDEGIQKPFFAIFVWTVVFSVLTVILTVAVGMVLACLVQWESLKGKAIYRVLLILPYAVPSFISILIFKGLFNQSFGEINMMLSALFGIKPAWFSDPTTARSMIIIVNTWLGYPYMMILCMGLLKAIPDDLYEASAMDGAGPFQNFFKITLPLLIKPLTPLMIASFAFNFNNFVLIQLLTNGGPDRLGTTTPAGYTDLLVSYTYRIAFEGGGGQDFGLAAAIATLIFLLVGALAIVNLKATRMKFD
- the malG gene encoding maltose ABC transporter permease MalG is translated as MAMVQPKSQKLRLLATHLGLLIFIAAIMFPLLMVIAISLRSGNFATGSLIPDEISWEHWKLALGFSVEHADGRVTPPPFPVLLWLWNSVKIAGITAIGIVALSTTCAYAFARMRFPGKATLLKGMLIFQMFPAVLSLVALYALFDRLGQYVPFIGLNTHGGVIFAYLGGIALHVWTIKGYFETIDGSLEEAAALDGATPWQAFRLVLLPLSVPILAVVFILSFIAAITEVPVASLLLRDVNSYTLAVGMQQYLNPQNYLWGDFAAAAVLSAIPITVVFLLAQRWLVNGLTAGGVKG
- the psiE gene encoding phosphate-starvation-inducible protein PsiE, whose amino-acid sequence is MTSLTRPRVEFISTILQTVLNLGLLSLGLILVVFLGKETVHLADVLFAPEQTSKYALVEGLVVYFLYFEFIALIVKYFQSGFHFPLRYFVYIGITAIVRLIIVDHKSPLDVLIYSAAILLLVITLWLCNSKRLKRE